Sequence from the Pyrobaculum neutrophilum V24Sta genome:
CTTTGGCACAATAACTAGCCCAGGCGCCGCCGTTGGCGCAATAATCGTGGGAGCGGCGACCAGCGGACACGTCTGGCTGGCGCTGGGCATCCCGTTTTACGGCTTCCAATGGGGCGACGTAGTCAGTTGGTCTCTTAGAGGGCCTACGCCTGCCGGCTACGTAAAACCCGACGTCGTCAACATCGGCGCCTGGGGCATCGCGGCGTATCCGGTGGGCTGGGGGAGATACTCAGGCAGGCCGGGGGACTGGGACGTCTTCGGCGGAACCTCCATGGCGACCCCGCTTACAGCCGGCGTTGTAGCTTTAGTGCTGAGTTCCATAGTAGATAAGGCGGATCCAGCCGCCGTAGATCCGTTTTTAGTGAGACAGTTCATCGAAAGCACCGCCGTGGACATAGGATATACGCCGTTTACCGCGGGGCATGGTTTCGTCAACGCAACGGCGGCTGTGATTGCGGCCAGAGCCTACTTCGGACTGCCGGCCCCAAGCGCACCGCTGGTCTTGTTTAGGACGAGCTCCTCGGTGAACCTAGGCGCCTCGTGGGATTTCCAATGGAGGGTGGGCATCCCGTTGTACTTCGGCTACCTGATGAACGACGTGTTAACCGCCCAATGGGCGAACTACCTAACAACCGGGGTTCCGCAACCCCCCATCGGCATGACGAGCTTATACATGGCGACTGTGCCCGGGGGACAAGCCGTGGGCTTTGTCTATGTGACATCGCTCAACTCGGCGATCAATGTGTCTGCAACCGCCATGACGTTGACGCCCATATACAAGAGGTCTGCTGTGGTGACCATCCCCGTGGCGACTAGGGGGATTTACCTCACGATGCAGCAGCTCGGCTTTGACGAAAACTTGCTTAGGCAAGCCGACTTGGTCGTGTTTAGGATCTCCTACCGCTACTCTGTTTTCGACCCTGAGTTCGACTACCGCGAAAACGTGTGGCCCGTGTTGTCGGTATTCGGCTGGACAGACCTAAACGGCGACGGCTCCATTTCCACGAACGAGCTGACTTGGCTCAACTACGGCTACCAGACTGGAACCGCCGTGGAGGTGCCGGTCGCCAAAGTCGGCAGTAGACTTCTTCAGAACCAGAGACTTGTCATAAGGATCGACATCCGGCCGGTTCGCGCGCCCTACCCGCCGGCTGTGCCAGTTCTCGTCGAAGTCGTCGCCTATAAGAGGACTCCAGCGACCGACGTGCAGATAACGCCGGCAACTATCACATTAAGGCCGCGCCAGAGCTATATGTTCACAGTCCGCGTCGCGGCGCCAGCGGACGCGGCCCCCACAGCGCATGAGAGGCTGATCGTGTTTAAGATAAACGGCACCAGCTATGTGGTACCGCTGAGCTACATAGTTAGAGCAAACGTGCGCGTGAACGACCTCTTTACCCTCACCGCTGGGAGGTCCGACAGCTGGTACAACGCCAGCGAGGTCAGAGGCGCGAACGATTGGCGTTGGCGGTACGAGGCGGGAGACTGGCGCGCCTACTACGTCTCAACGCCGACCTTAGCGAGGGGTCTCTACGTAGACTTCGGCTGGAGATGTGCCAACACGTCGTTGATTATCTACACGTTAACAGACGGCGGCTTCTTCGCCGGGGTGCTTCCGAACCAGGGCTACAGCTTCCACCGCTACCTCGGAGCGGGTAGATTTGCTTGGGCCGGCGCCGGCGGGCAGACCAAGATGGCGGCGCTTCCCTCCACGTCCTTTGCCCTGCCGGTGGCTGTGGGCGGTCTGCTGTATACCACGATGTCGGCGTCCTACCCCGTCACAACGAGCAACAGCTTTATAGTTCTGGCTAGAACCTCGCTTTACGGGGGATGCGGCACCGGCGAGCCTATCGTGGGGGTAGTCAAGCCGTTTAGGGAGGGCGGCGATGTGCCTGTGCTGTATACGACGACGCCCTACATAAACCTCATGCTTAGCCGGCCTCCGATTGGCTACGAGCTCGCCATAAAGACCGCCAGCGTGTTAGGAGGCGGTTTCGTGGTGCCGATGGGGACCGTCGGCGGAGACCTACGTTTCAACATGTACCTAGTAAGAACTCCGCTGTTTGTAGACTACCTAGCGTTGCTCTACTCGCCCGGCTACGCCACAGTCTATAGGACCGGCGGAGCCAACTTCGCCGCATATCCGTTCTACCCGGTAGAAGGAGTCTCTCTAATCGGCTAGTTTTTCCATTTCCACGATTTTCCTCCACGCCTTCAACAAAACAGCCCTAGTCTCGTCTCTACTTACCATCTTCATCGCTCTGTCTCTGTCTACCCACATGTAGGCGTCGTGTTCCTGCGAAAGCGTCACGTTTAATCCGTAGCTTCTGGCCAAGAAGTACACCACCTCTCTGTAAACCGTACGGCCCTTCTTTGAGTACTTGTACCGGATCTCCTCCTTAAACGACGGTATCAGCTCAACCTTCAGCCCCGTCTCCTCGGCGATTTCTCTAAGCGCCGCCGCTTTGTCCGTCTCGCGGAGGCGGACAAGGCCGTGCGGGAAGTCCCAGCCGTATCTCCCGTGTAGGAGCAGGTAGAGTACCTCACCGCCGTCTATGGCGTATACTACCGCGCCTGCTGACCGCTCATAAAACCGCACATTGGAATATACCTCAAGTTTTTATATGTCTTTTTACCGTATTTTTAATCCATACGGGCAGAAATATTCTATACCTAGATCTTTGTAAATGGCAGAAAGCGCGCCGTACATAATCACCGGCTTACCCAACTCCTTGGCCCTCCTGACAAGCTCAACCACGTTTACATAGTGGAGAGCGCCAGGCGCAACTACTACAGCCTTTACCTCATCCAACAGTTGGTAGGGGTCAGTGGCGTCTACGAAGTCATATGGCTCAAGCTGTCCCCCCATATCCGCTACGTAGCCGTACGTGAAAGAAAACAGGTTGCCGGCTACACGCTTGTTGAAGCCGAAAATCAACACAGGTCCTCCATATTTAGACAGCACGTGTTCCACCAGCTTCTTGACGCATTTATCCGCCTCCTTTGGTTTACAGACCTTTAGGGCCTTGATCCCTCTCTCCCTCTGCCGCGTTAAAATTTCAACACATATCCTCAACGCCGGGTTTTCCAACGCTTTTTCTAGCTCGTATAAACCTGGCTCAATTGAGGCGTCAAGCGGCACGTCTGCGCACATGTCCTCAAGACAACACCTGGCCAATACCTGTCCTTCACAGATGTCTACGCCATCTCTCCTAATTATCGAAACAGCCAACTTCACCCTCTCAAGCTGGAACTGTAATTAAAAACCTTAACATCAGCTTTGGTGTCGATCTTCACATCTCAGCAATACCAGCTTACATCATCGAAGTAGCTGAGGATTTTCTTTATAACTCTAGTCTACCCTGGGCGCCACTACTGATGAGAACACTCCTGTCGTAAATTCATATGTTAACTTAAGTGGCTTGTTAGAAGACATCTCAACTTTTACGCGTTTTGACAAGCTTTTCATCTTTCCACTTATGTCTCTTAACATCTCCACGCTATACTTAGAAGACGCCGTGTCTGCGACAGATATATTAAACACGGACTCGCTGTCTGAGGTCAACTCGGTCTCTGTTGCCTTTCCGCCTTCCCCCACCCCTCTAAACACCACCTTGTCAGGAGCCACTGTTATCTGTACCCAGTCCGAAACCTCTTCTATCATTGATATCGTATCGTCAAACACCGACGAATCTATTTCAAAGACGGCGTCGAAGGACGCCGAGAGCTCCGGAATCTCCTCCTCTAATACTTGCACTATGGGGAAGGAGAACCTCCTCACCAAGCCGACCTCCTTCCCCCTCTTTGGATAGACATATATGGAGAATCTGTTCCTATCTCTGTCCACCTCAAGCTCCAGCTTCTCCGTGGCCCCCACCCGCTTAATCACGTCTTTTACCGCTGTAAATATGAGACCTACCTTGGTCTCCTCCTCAACCACATAGTCCTCTAGAGACGCCGCGTGGAATGTGAGGTCGAACAGCACGGTTTTCGTGGGGTCCAGCGCTTTTAGCGTTATGCCGTCTTGGGAGAAGTTAAGCGTGGCCTCTGGAAGCGTTTTTATGAGTACTTCAAACGCGTAGCGGGGCTCCTTCCCCTTAGGGAACAGGGCTCTAACAGACATGTACCCACTTGGGTGGCGACATATATAAGTACGTTCAGCAGTTTGATATTAGTAATGAGGACCGTTTGTCCCTAGGCTGTTGCGCCTAGGGACTTTCTCCTCGCCCCCGCCGTCATGGGTAGCCACGATGCCTCGGGCGTGGGGCCACCGGGCATGGGGCCGGACGGCACGCGGCCCTCCTCGAGTGCCCTCCTCTCGATGTTTATAACGGCGGCTACGTCCCTCCCTCCTTCCCACCCGCAACGGGGGCAGAGGAGGCGCCTCGGGGCAGAGCCCCTCACAAGCCCCCCACCACACCGCGGGCAGGAGGAGGAGGTCCCCCGCGGGTTTACTTTTGCCACGGGGACACCGCGTTCTCCCTAGCCTTACGTATGATCTCACTCAGCATGCTTCTAAATCCAGCTCTGTGTGACGGCGACTGTGCGCGTCAGAACGTCTTTCTTCACGTCTTTCTCCTCAGCGTTGCCCTTGTTGCGCTTCCGGCTCCTCGCCGTAGTGATGCGGCTGCCCGAGCTGGCCAAGATGGTGACCATCAGAGCCTCCAGCGACACTATGTAGTCTTCCTGTTCAGCTGTACACGGTGGTGCCTTATTTCCAGACTCGCCGACGTCTCGTAAAGATTTAAACCTAGACAGACAACCGCAGGTGGTGATGAGGACCCCGATCGCCTAAGACGTGAGGAGTGGTATTACTTCTGAGACGGGGGTTCGGGTTGCCGCGTTTTGACGTTTCTAAGCTCCTCTATGAGGAGGGGGATTATTTCCCTGTAGTCTCCTACTACGGCGTAATCGGCGTAGTTCATAATTGGCGCTTGCGGGTCTGGATTTATTGCTATTATTACCTTGGATTCTATGATGCCGACGAGGTGTTGAACTGCGCCGCTTACGCCAACGGCGATGTACAACTTGGGCCTGATCACCTTCCCGGTCTGTCCTATTAGCCGCGACTCAGGCGCCCAGCCCGCCCGCACCGCCGTCAGAGTCGCTCCTAGGCTTCCCCCCAACAACTTCGCGAGTTCTGTAAGCATCTTAAAGCCTTCTGCGGAGCCGACTCCTCGGCCGCCGCCTATAACCACGTCAGCGGACTCAACGGGGGGCAAATCAGCGATGTCTTTCCCCACCCTTCTCTCGGCCGAGAGAAGGCGCGTCCTCCTCCTGACCTCTACCCTCTCCACAGCTATCTCTCCCTTCCTTCCGACGTCGCGGGGCGGCTTCGGAAAGACGCTTGGCCTCACAGTTGCGATTTGAGGACGCCGTTGTGGCGTCTTTATGGTGACTATCTGGGAGCCGCCGAAGGCGGGCGCTATCTGGAGCAAATCCCGGGTTTCTGGCTCCACGTCTAGCGCTGTGCAGTCGGCTGTGATGCCGGTGGTGAGAAGGGCCGCCACATATGGCGCTAGCTCTCTACCTCTTTTCGTGGCTCCGACCAGGAAGATCTCCGGCTTGTACTTCGAGAGGACTTGGGCCACAGCCTCTCCGTACTCCACTGGGGAGTAGACGTCGAGATGCGGACCCTCGACTAAGACTACTTTATCAGCGCCGTGGTATATAGCCTCCCGAGCCATCTCCTCAGTCCCCGCGATCAATACCGCGCCTACTTCAACGTCTCCCAACTTCCCAGCAAGCTCTCTAGCCTTCCCCAGCAACTCGAGCCCGACGTCTTTCAGCCTATTGCCATCTCTCTCCAGATAGACCCACACTCCTCGGAACTCCTCTTTGTTGATCTGTGGCCAGAGAGTGCAGGTCATAGCTCTAATACGCCGATTTCCCTGAGGACTTCAACAAGCTTCTTCGCCACGTCTCTTGGCTGGCCTTGTAGTAGAGCCTTCCGCCGCGGCGGGTAGAGGGACTCCGCGACCCTGGCTATTATCGTCGGACTCCCCTGTAAACCTACACACTCTGTTTCAAGCCCCAACTCCTTGTTCGTGACAACCTTGATGCGGCTTTCCGCGTCTAGTT
This genomic interval carries:
- a CDS encoding DNA polymerase sliding clamp, whose amino-acid sequence is MSVRALFPKGKEPRYAFEVLIKTLPEATLNFSQDGITLKALDPTKTVLFDLTFHAASLEDYVVEEETKVGLIFTAVKDVIKRVGATEKLELEVDRDRNRFSIYVYPKRGKEVGLVRRFSFPIVQVLEEEIPELSASFDAVFEIDSSVFDDTISMIEEVSDWVQITVAPDKVVFRGVGEGGKATETELTSDSESVFNISVADTASSKYSVEMLRDISGKMKSLSKRVKVEMSSNKPLKLTYEFTTGVFSSVVAPRVD
- a CDS encoding S8 family serine peptidase — protein: MGGKILFMAVVLTAFIYAQTISGVNPAVLDTDTPVLAKIVVSDLGSFASQLGTEPAVRQLRVGGREVKVATIAFNGVSLQGELRDAGAELYYRGPARFLKAVIASPQVKFVYVKAIPEVPPREFFAEASSLAEAGPGAPQPNLPVMREIVGASRVEQLFGVNGSGVVIAVVDTGVDYGHTDLQDALAWLIKTVDGREIVASTVSLAGATLQYKTLRGQTASVPLSQIQSLEPLVLDADESQVVLLTPVAASGGYLPVGGKTFYVIDGVFVHSVTARCNYAVAGLVSRSGVYKFGMTKLYIPWYGGYVNVGVVMYDPDQPGVYTAARVDINGNCNFADDPELRYFGNRLIVDNPSAPTVSLGVAGGYFYDWGRWFDTYAKFYPGWDLGGNYLSIFYDFHSHGTACSSVAAGRGKALYNLGYLGPQRLRGIAPGAKVLGVKGLWWGMVEAGMMWAAGFDVNQNGQWYWTGQKRAHVISNSWGISTFIYDYAGFGYDFESAVVNGLAAPRFLDRGYPGIVIVQAGGNGGYGFGTITSPGAAVGAIIVGAATSGHVWLALGIPFYGFQWGDVVSWSLRGPTPAGYVKPDVVNIGAWGIAAYPVGWGRYSGRPGDWDVFGGTSMATPLTAGVVALVLSSIVDKADPAAVDPFLVRQFIESTAVDIGYTPFTAGHGFVNATAAVIAARAYFGLPAPSAPLVLFRTSSSVNLGASWDFQWRVGIPLYFGYLMNDVLTAQWANYLTTGVPQPPIGMTSLYMATVPGGQAVGFVYVTSLNSAINVSATAMTLTPIYKRSAVVTIPVATRGIYLTMQQLGFDENLLRQADLVVFRISYRYSVFDPEFDYRENVWPVLSVFGWTDLNGDGSISTNELTWLNYGYQTGTAVEVPVAKVGSRLLQNQRLVIRIDIRPVRAPYPPAVPVLVEVVAYKRTPATDVQITPATITLRPRQSYMFTVRVAAPADAAPTAHERLIVFKINGTSYVVPLSYIVRANVRVNDLFTLTAGRSDSWYNASEVRGANDWRWRYEAGDWRAYYVSTPTLARGLYVDFGWRCANTSLIIYTLTDGGFFAGVLPNQGYSFHRYLGAGRFAWAGAGGQTKMAALPSTSFALPVAVGGLLYTTMSASYPVTTSNSFIVLARTSLYGGCGTGEPIVGVVKPFREGGDVPVLYTTTPYINLMLSRPPIGYELAIKTASVLGGGFVVPMGTVGGDLRFNMYLVRTPLFVDYLALLYSPGYATVYRTGGANFAAYPFYPVEGVSLIG
- a CDS encoding electron transfer flavoprotein subunit alpha/FixB family protein, translating into MTCTLWPQINKEEFRGVWVYLERDGNRLKDVGLELLGKARELAGKLGDVEVGAVLIAGTEEMAREAIYHGADKVVLVEGPHLDVYSPVEYGEAVAQVLSKYKPEIFLVGATKRGRELAPYVAALLTTGITADCTALDVEPETRDLLQIAPAFGGSQIVTIKTPQRRPQIATVRPSVFPKPPRDVGRKGEIAVERVEVRRRTRLLSAERRVGKDIADLPPVESADVVIGGGRGVGSAEGFKMLTELAKLLGGSLGATLTAVRAGWAPESRLIGQTGKVIRPKLYIAVGVSGAVQHLVGIIESKVIIAINPDPQAPIMNYADYAVVGDYREIIPLLIEELRNVKTRQPEPPSQK
- a CDS encoding transposase, which gives rise to MAKVNPRGTSSSCPRCGGGLVRGSAPRRLLCPRCGWEGGRDVAAVINIERRALEEGRVPSGPMPGGPTPEASWLPMTAGARRKSLGATA
- a CDS encoding bis(5'-nucleosyl)-tetraphosphatase, whose product is MRFYERSAGAVVYAIDGGEVLYLLLHGRYGWDFPHGLVRLRETDKAAALREIAEETGLKVELIPSFKEEIRYKYSKKGRTVYREVVYFLARSYGLNVTLSQEHDAYMWVDRDRAMKMVSRDETRAVLLKAWRKIVEMEKLAD